A genomic region of Catalinimonas niigatensis contains the following coding sequences:
- a CDS encoding LptF/LptG family permease gives MKKLDKFVISSFIGPFLLTFVVVVFILLTQYMLKYFDDFVGKDLGMDVFSELIMYFSINMTPVALPLAVLLSSLMTFGNMGEHFELTAIKGAGISLTRTVKPLFFFVVGISIMAFFSNNYIVPKANLKAYSLLYDIKQKKPALDIREGVFYGGIPQYEIKVNKKYPDGETLKEIIIYDHRSGLGNKNVILADSGRMYTVDNDRFLKLELYNGNRYSEDNMPGSNSSLSTNIRFTRNSFDATTLIFSLASFDMQRTKEEYFASHRRMKTMEELTEAMDSLSNEKLAIEYQAFTSSPTFYTYHLRYDSLMPDKLQEKVMQLADNDTSQLAYETDTISDDSIRVRMERYQSEISETSSSARSKLIMQVKQQQRQQRQMVSGVNNTKQKHVLTEVDSALIQRMDTLISETDYGSVIAKALNQSKTINNTLQINASKIQKLEKDINKDLYESRKKIAQAISCLLMFLIGAPLGAIIKRGGLGFPVLISICFFIAFYVMTEMSRKWADELVMNAEIAVWFPNMVLLPFGILFMLQARLDTRILEPDFYKVWVDKIIRRIQILNKKLTV, from the coding sequence ATGAAGAAACTGGATAAATTTGTCATATCATCATTTATAGGTCCGTTCCTGTTGACCTTCGTAGTGGTGGTGTTTATATTGTTGACACAATATATGCTTAAGTACTTTGATGACTTTGTGGGAAAAGATCTGGGAATGGATGTTTTTTCTGAGCTCATCATGTACTTCAGTATCAACATGACACCAGTGGCTCTACCTCTTGCTGTCCTTCTATCCTCTTTGATGACTTTTGGCAATATGGGAGAACATTTTGAGCTTACTGCTATCAAAGGGGCAGGGATTTCATTGACGCGTACCGTAAAGCCTTTATTCTTTTTTGTAGTTGGAATATCCATTATGGCTTTTTTCTCTAATAATTATATTGTGCCCAAAGCCAACCTGAAAGCGTACAGTCTGCTCTATGATATTAAACAGAAAAAACCTGCTTTAGACATTCGTGAGGGAGTTTTTTATGGTGGCATTCCTCAATATGAAATTAAGGTCAATAAAAAATACCCTGATGGAGAAACGCTGAAAGAAATTATCATTTATGATCACCGAAGTGGATTAGGAAACAAAAATGTTATCCTGGCCGACTCAGGACGGATGTATACAGTGGATAACGATCGCTTTTTAAAGCTCGAGCTCTATAATGGGAATCGTTATTCTGAAGATAATATGCCGGGCTCAAATAGTAGCCTAAGTACCAATATACGCTTTACACGCAATAGTTTTGATGCTACTACGCTTATCTTTAGTTTGGCTTCTTTTGATATGCAGCGCACTAAAGAAGAATATTTTGCTTCTCATCGACGGATGAAAACTATGGAAGAACTTACCGAAGCGATGGACTCCTTGTCAAATGAAAAACTGGCTATTGAATACCAGGCTTTTACAAGTTCTCCTACTTTTTATACCTATCATTTGCGCTATGACTCTTTGATGCCGGATAAATTGCAGGAAAAAGTGATGCAACTGGCTGACAATGATACCAGCCAGTTGGCATATGAAACTGATACTATCTCAGATGATAGTATCAGAGTTAGAATGGAGCGTTATCAGAGCGAAATAAGTGAGACTTCCTCTTCGGCACGCAGCAAACTGATCATGCAAGTAAAGCAGCAACAGAGGCAGCAAAGGCAAATGGTTAGTGGGGTAAATAATACCAAGCAAAAGCACGTTCTTACAGAAGTAGATTCTGCACTTATTCAGCGTATGGATACTTTAATATCCGAAACCGATTATGGCTCGGTAATTGCCAAAGCCTTAAATCAGAGTAAGACAATCAATAATACATTACAAATCAATGCTTCTAAAATTCAGAAACTAGAAAAGGATATCAACAAAGACTTGTATGAAAGTCGTAAGAAAATCGCTCAGGCCATATCCTGCCTGCTTATGTTTCTGATTGGTGCACCTTTGGGAGCTATTATTAAAAGAGGAGGTTTGGGATTTCCTGTATTGATTTCAATTTGCTTTTTTATTGCTTTTTATGTGATGACCGAAATGAGCAGGAAGTGGGCTGATGAACTGGTTATGAATGCAGAAATTGCTGTTTGGTTTCCTAACATGGTATTGTTACCCTTCGGAATTTTGTTTATGCTTCAGGCCCGCCTTGATACCAGAATTCTGGAGCCAGATTTTTATAAGGTTTGGGTAGATAAAATTATTAGGCGCATTCAAATTTTGAATAAGAAATTAACAGTCTAA
- a CDS encoding START-like domain-containing protein — MENNHFTAEFEFKASQKMLYPYLNTPGGLAQWFADDVIVNDDKILIFFWDEEQHKARIASQRLNKYIKFEFLDQLEATTAVNGDSDSPFIEIDLDSNELTGTVFMRITDTATSEDSEELHEIWQHLTDSLKEIVGG; from the coding sequence ATGGAAAATAACCATTTTACGGCTGAATTTGAGTTTAAGGCATCGCAAAAAATGCTTTATCCTTATTTAAATACGCCTGGAGGTTTAGCGCAATGGTTTGCCGACGATGTGATTGTCAATGACGATAAAATTTTGATCTTTTTTTGGGATGAAGAGCAACACAAAGCCCGCATTGCTTCCCAGCGCTTAAACAAATACATTAAATTTGAATTTTTAGATCAATTGGAAGCAACAACAGCAGTAAATGGTGATTCTGATTCTCCATTTATTGAAATAGACCTGGATTCTAATGAACTTACCGGTACAGTATTCATGAGAATCACCGATACTGCTACCTCTGAAGACTCCGAAGAACTACACGAAATCTGGCAGCATTTAACAGATAGCTTAAAAGAAATTGTAGGGGGGTGA